A single genomic interval of Nonomuraea rubra harbors:
- a CDS encoding AEC family transporter, protein MSGVVAAFAALVSVAVLGYVIGVIGLLRASDELVLSRLAFFVATPALMFATVSRADLGALLSPVLLTEIIAVAVTQLVFVLVAKLLWRRTTGQATIGALASSYVNAGNLGVPISLYVLGDAALVAPILLFQLLVLTPVSFLILDQGSRSPRAVLLLPFRNPLTVASLLGLAFALSGISLPVTVMRPIDLLGGAAVPVALLAYGLSLYGSRRAASAPEEDGVGKDIALAVTLKAFVQPALAYVTARFALGLDGTHLLAATLFAALPTAQNIYVYAVTYDTGRRLARGAVLLTTGLSIPIMTAIGAVLG, encoded by the coding sequence TTGTCGGGGGTTGTCGCGGCGTTCGCCGCCTTGGTGTCGGTCGCCGTGCTCGGCTACGTCATCGGAGTCATCGGCCTGCTGCGGGCCAGTGACGAGCTGGTGCTGTCGCGGCTGGCGTTCTTCGTGGCGACGCCGGCGCTGATGTTCGCCACCGTGTCCCGGGCCGATCTGGGCGCGCTGCTCTCGCCGGTGCTGCTGACGGAGATCATTGCGGTGGCGGTCACACAGCTCGTGTTCGTGCTGGTGGCGAAGCTGCTCTGGCGACGGACGACGGGGCAGGCCACGATCGGCGCGCTGGCCTCGTCGTACGTCAACGCCGGCAACCTCGGCGTGCCGATCTCGCTGTACGTGCTCGGCGACGCCGCCCTCGTCGCGCCCATCCTGCTCTTCCAGCTCCTCGTCCTGACCCCGGTCTCCTTCCTGATCCTCGACCAGGGCTCGCGCTCGCCGCGCGCGGTGCTGCTGCTGCCGTTCCGCAACCCGCTCACGGTCGCCTCCCTGCTCGGCCTGGCGTTCGCGCTCAGCGGCATCTCGCTGCCGGTCACGGTCATGCGCCCGATCGACCTGCTCGGCGGTGCGGCCGTGCCGGTGGCGCTGCTGGCGTACGGGCTCAGCCTGTACGGCTCGCGCCGGGCGGCGAGCGCCCCCGAGGAGGACGGCGTCGGCAAGGACATCGCGCTGGCGGTGACGCTCAAGGCGTTCGTGCAGCCCGCGCTCGCGTACGTGACCGCCCGCTTCGCGCTGGGCCTGGACGGCACGCACCTGCTGGCGGCGACGTTGTTCGCGGCGCTGCCCACCGCCCAGAACATCTACGTCTACGCCGTCACCTACGACACCGGCAGGCGCCTGGCGCGCGGCGCGGTGCTGCTGACCACGGGATTGTCCATCCCGATCATGACGGCGATCGGCGCGGTGCTCGGCTGA
- the ctaD gene encoding cytochrome c oxidase subunit I: protein MTSAAAPVESTSKGRIIASWLSTTDHKVIGYMYLIASFVFFSLAGVMALIIRAELVRPDLQLVSNEQYNQLFTMHGTIMMLLFATPLFAGFANVIMPLQIGSPDVAFPRLNAVSFWLFLFGGLIAVSGFFSPSGAASFGWFAYTPLSDAVFSPGIGGDLWVMGLSLAGVGTILGAVNFITTIICMRAPGMTMFRMSIFTWNVLLTSMLVLMAFPVLAAALLALEADRKVGTQYFAPGNGGAMLWQHLFWFFGHPEVYIIALPFFGIITEVLPVFSRKPIFGYIGLVGATIAIAGLSMTVWAHHMFPTGQVLLPFFSFFTFLIAVPTGVKFFNWTGTMWRGHLSFETPMLFAVGFLITFLLGGLTGVILGSPPLDFHITDTYFVVAHFHYVVFGTVVFAMFAGFYFWWPKMTGRMLHEGLGKLHFWLLFIGFHTTFLVQHWLGVAGMPRRYADYGPDDGFTDLHLVSSIGAFILGASTLPFLFNVWYTARKAKKVVVDDPWGFGNSLEWATSCPPPRHNFTDMPRIRSERPAFDLHYPHAGGRVAE from the coding sequence TTGACGTCCGCCGCGGCGCCGGTCGAGTCGACGAGCAAGGGCCGCATCATCGCGAGCTGGCTGTCGACCACGGACCACAAGGTCATCGGCTACATGTACCTGATCGCCTCCTTCGTGTTCTTCTCGCTCGCCGGCGTCATGGCGCTGATCATCCGGGCCGAGCTCGTCCGCCCGGACCTGCAGCTGGTGAGCAACGAGCAGTACAACCAGCTTTTCACCATGCACGGCACGATCATGATGCTGCTGTTCGCCACCCCGCTGTTCGCCGGGTTCGCCAACGTGATCATGCCGCTGCAGATCGGCTCGCCGGACGTGGCCTTCCCCCGGCTGAACGCGGTGAGCTTCTGGCTGTTCCTGTTCGGCGGGCTCATCGCGGTCAGCGGCTTCTTCAGCCCGTCGGGAGCGGCCAGCTTCGGCTGGTTCGCCTACACGCCGCTGTCGGACGCGGTCTTCTCACCCGGCATCGGGGGCGACCTGTGGGTCATGGGGCTGAGCCTGGCCGGCGTGGGCACGATCCTCGGCGCGGTCAACTTCATCACCACGATCATCTGCATGCGCGCCCCCGGCATGACCATGTTCCGCATGTCGATCTTCACCTGGAACGTGCTGCTGACCAGCATGCTCGTGCTGATGGCGTTCCCCGTGCTGGCCGCGGCGCTGCTCGCGCTGGAGGCCGACCGCAAGGTCGGCACGCAGTACTTCGCCCCGGGCAACGGCGGCGCGATGCTCTGGCAGCACCTGTTCTGGTTCTTCGGCCACCCCGAGGTCTACATCATCGCGCTGCCGTTCTTCGGCATCATCACCGAGGTGCTGCCCGTCTTCAGCCGCAAGCCGATCTTCGGCTACATCGGCCTGGTGGGCGCCACCATCGCCATCGCCGGGCTGTCGATGACCGTCTGGGCGCACCACATGTTCCCCACCGGGCAGGTGCTGCTGCCGTTCTTCTCCTTCTTCACCTTCCTCATCGCGGTGCCGACCGGCGTGAAGTTCTTCAACTGGACGGGCACGATGTGGCGCGGGCACCTGAGCTTCGAGACGCCGATGCTGTTCGCGGTCGGGTTCCTCATCACGTTCCTGCTCGGCGGCCTGACCGGCGTCATCCTCGGCTCGCCGCCGCTCGACTTCCACATCACCGACACCTACTTCGTGGTGGCCCACTTCCACTACGTGGTCTTCGGCACCGTCGTGTTCGCCATGTTCGCCGGGTTCTACTTCTGGTGGCCCAAGATGACCGGCCGCATGCTGCACGAAGGTCTCGGCAAGCTGCACTTCTGGCTGCTGTTCATCGGCTTCCACACCACGTTCCTGGTCCAGCACTGGCTCGGCGTGGCCGGCATGCCGCGCCGCTACGCCGACTACGGCCCCGACGACGGCTTCACCGACCTGCACCTGGTCTCCTCCATCGGGGCGTTCATCCTGGGGGCCTCGACGCTGCCGTTCCTGTTCAACGTCTGGTACACCGCGCGCAAGGCGAAGAAGGTGGTCGTGGACGATCCCTGGGGCTTCGGCAACTCCCTGGAGTGGGCCACCTCCTGCCCGCCGCCCCGGCACAACTTCACCGACATGCCGCGCATCCGTTCCGAACGACCGGCCTTCGACCTGCACTATCCGCACGCCGGCGGGCGAGTGGCGGAGTGA
- a CDS encoding DUF3040 domain-containing protein translates to MDGLSPRERLVLAAIELELRRSGEHLASRLNEFNERAAQEGPRRFADHVSRTEVAVVAVMVLVLTTIVTLVIVTCGK, encoded by the coding sequence GTGGACGGCCTGTCACCGCGGGAGCGGCTCGTCCTGGCGGCGATCGAGCTCGAACTGCGGCGCAGCGGGGAGCACCTGGCCAGCCGGCTCAACGAGTTCAACGAACGCGCCGCGCAGGAGGGGCCGCGCCGCTTCGCCGATCACGTCAGCCGCACCGAGGTGGCCGTGGTGGCGGTCATGGTGCTGGTCCTGACCACGATCGTCACGCTGGTGATCGTCACCTGCGGGAAGTGA
- a CDS encoding epoxide hydrolase family protein, which yields MPNRPFPLEPVPLHVPDEVLDDLRRRLAATRWPLDAGNDDGRYGVRRAYLEELVAYWADGFDWRAAERAINAYEHYRVDVGGVPVHFMRRPGAGPDPVPLILSHGWPWTFWHWSKVVDPLADPAAHGGDPAEAFDVIVPSLPGFGFSTPLAHHPDMNFWKIADVWHELMTGVLGHDRYAAAGCDVGALVTGQLGHKYAGELYAIHIGSAQKLTFFNGDRAWDFSGGAPIPPGLPAEVHDRYVELDRRFAVHLAAHMLAPSTLGFGLADSPAGMLAWILERWAKWSDNGGDVERVFSKDDLLTHATIFWAGGGIGTSIRTYANNNRYPWAPSHDRNPAVEAPTGITFVDYENPPGVTTGEQRIRGFLDGDRAAWYNHVSITAHDRGGHFIPWEIPGEWVADLRHTVYRASGVVTSRR from the coding sequence ATGCCGAACCGCCCCTTCCCGCTGGAGCCGGTGCCGCTGCACGTGCCGGACGAGGTGCTGGACGATCTGCGCCGCAGGCTGGCGGCGACCCGGTGGCCGCTCGACGCGGGCAACGACGACGGCCGTTACGGGGTGCGGCGGGCGTACCTGGAGGAGCTGGTCGCCTACTGGGCTGACGGCTTCGACTGGCGGGCCGCCGAGCGGGCGATCAACGCCTACGAGCACTACCGCGTGGACGTCGGCGGCGTGCCGGTGCACTTCATGCGCAGGCCGGGCGCCGGCCCCGATCCGGTGCCGCTGATCCTGAGCCATGGCTGGCCGTGGACGTTCTGGCACTGGTCGAAGGTGGTCGATCCGCTCGCCGATCCGGCCGCGCACGGGGGCGACCCGGCGGAGGCGTTCGACGTGATCGTGCCGTCGCTGCCCGGCTTCGGCTTCTCGACGCCGCTGGCGCACCACCCGGACATGAACTTCTGGAAGATCGCCGACGTCTGGCACGAGCTGATGACCGGCGTGCTCGGCCACGACAGGTACGCCGCCGCGGGCTGCGACGTCGGCGCGCTGGTCACGGGGCAGCTCGGCCACAAGTACGCCGGCGAGCTCTACGCCATCCACATCGGCTCGGCGCAGAAGCTCACCTTCTTCAACGGCGACCGGGCCTGGGACTTCAGCGGCGGCGCGCCCATCCCGCCCGGCCTGCCCGCCGAGGTGCACGACCGGTACGTCGAGCTGGACCGGCGCTTCGCGGTGCACCTGGCCGCGCACATGCTGGCCCCGTCCACGCTCGGCTTCGGCCTGGCCGACTCCCCCGCCGGCATGCTGGCCTGGATCCTGGAGCGCTGGGCGAAGTGGTCGGACAACGGCGGCGACGTGGAGCGCGTGTTCAGCAAGGACGACCTGCTCACCCATGCCACGATCTTCTGGGCGGGCGGCGGCATCGGCACCTCCATCCGGACGTACGCCAACAACAACCGCTACCCGTGGGCACCGTCGCACGACCGCAACCCGGCGGTCGAGGCGCCCACCGGCATCACGTTCGTCGACTACGAGAACCCGCCCGGCGTGACGACCGGCGAGCAGCGGATCCGCGGCTTCCTCGACGGCGACAGGGCGGCCTGGTACAACCACGTCAGCATCACCGCGCACGACCGCGGCGGCCACTTCATCCCGTGGGAGATCCCCGGGGAGTGGGTGGCGGACCTGCGCCACACCGTGTACCGGGCGTCCGGGGTGGTCACTTCCCGCAGGTGA
- a CDS encoding MarR family winged helix-turn-helix transcriptional regulator has translation MPSPPGDPALGALARAIEDFNGYFIRLPSVGRLSFSSLSVLHTLSRRGPMRLTALTATEQLKQPALTSLVAKLERDGLVARGPDPRDRRAALLSLTPEGEQVVRSRHAERVARLARVAGHLDEEERAELAGYARLLARMTEIAARLDGLED, from the coding sequence GTGCCTTCTCCACCTGGGGATCCCGCCCTCGGCGCGCTGGCCCGCGCGATCGAGGACTTCAACGGGTACTTCATCCGGCTCCCGTCGGTCGGCAGGCTGAGCTTCTCCAGCCTGTCGGTGCTGCACACCCTGTCCCGCAGGGGGCCGATGAGGCTGACCGCGCTGACCGCGACCGAGCAGCTCAAGCAGCCCGCGCTGACCAGCCTGGTCGCCAAGCTGGAGCGCGACGGGCTGGTGGCGCGCGGCCCCGACCCGCGCGACCGGCGTGCGGCGCTGCTGTCCCTCACCCCGGAGGGCGAGCAGGTCGTACGGTCGCGGCACGCGGAGCGCGTGGCGCGGCTGGCGCGCGTGGCCGGACACCTCGACGAGGAGGAGCGGGCGGAGCTCGCCGGTTACGCGCGGCTCCTGGCCCGGATGACGGAGATCGCCGCGCGACTCGACGGTCTGGAGGATTGA
- a CDS encoding winged helix-turn-helix transcriptional regulator produces MSQRNTAVTDQVTDCPLPEVLRLIGDKWCIQILVELGAGPRRFTQLERAIEGVSRRMLTLNLRNLERNGLVTRTVHPDAPPSVEYAITPLAEDVREPLELLAEWARRATPALIAARQEYDARPRGL; encoded by the coding sequence TTGTCGCAACGGAACACCGCCGTAACGGACCAGGTCACCGACTGCCCGCTGCCCGAGGTGCTGCGGCTGATCGGCGACAAGTGGTGCATCCAGATCCTGGTCGAGCTGGGCGCGGGGCCGCGCAGGTTCACCCAGCTGGAGCGCGCGATCGAGGGCGTCAGCCGCCGCATGCTGACGCTCAACCTGCGCAACCTCGAACGCAACGGCCTGGTCACCCGCACCGTCCACCCGGACGCGCCGCCGAGTGTCGAGTACGCCATCACGCCGCTGGCCGAGGACGTCCGCGAGCCCCTGGAGCTGCTCGCCGAGTGGGCCCGCCGGGCCACCCCGGCCCTGATCGCGGCACGGCAGGAGTACGACGCCCGGCCTCGCGGCCTGTGA
- a CDS encoding alpha/beta fold hydrolase, with protein MHYARSNGHRIAYQVAGSGGSPVVLHPGMFEDGGHWAHLGYTGVLAASHTVIAVDPLGLGASDAPHEPEAYAAERRAESVTAVLDDLGLDRAAFWGYSLGAMTGYAVAAYAPERLTRLVAGGFDPDGFRSRVPAVLAALGLPGDHDVYELVKQGALGHPYQVAVIEAGDPAAYRANYDRFSREPGLGPRLAASGVPVLMYAGTADPWHDPMRDHALAHGARFFSVPDSDHGQAPRRSRQVLARVLPFLEECRAA; from the coding sequence GTGCACTACGCGCGCAGCAACGGACATCGCATCGCCTACCAGGTCGCCGGGAGCGGAGGTTCGCCGGTGGTCCTGCACCCCGGGATGTTCGAGGACGGCGGCCACTGGGCGCACCTCGGCTACACCGGCGTCCTGGCCGCCTCCCACACCGTGATCGCCGTCGACCCCCTCGGGCTGGGTGCCAGCGACGCGCCGCACGAGCCGGAGGCGTACGCGGCGGAGCGCCGGGCCGAGTCCGTCACCGCCGTCCTGGACGACCTCGGCCTCGACCGGGCCGCTTTCTGGGGGTACTCGCTGGGGGCCATGACCGGGTACGCCGTGGCCGCGTACGCGCCCGAGCGGCTGACCCGCCTGGTGGCGGGCGGCTTCGACCCGGACGGCTTCCGGTCCCGGGTGCCGGCGGTGCTGGCCGCGCTCGGGCTGCCCGGCGACCACGACGTGTACGAGCTCGTCAAGCAGGGCGCGCTGGGGCACCCGTACCAGGTGGCGGTCATCGAGGCGGGCGACCCGGCCGCGTACCGGGCGAACTACGACAGGTTCTCCCGCGAGCCGGGCCTGGGCCCGCGCCTGGCCGCCTCCGGAGTGCCCGTCCTGATGTACGCGGGCACCGCCGACCCGTGGCACGACCCGATGCGCGACCACGCGCTCGCCCACGGCGCCCGGTTCTTCTCCGTCCCGGACTCCGACCACGGCCAGGCCCCGCGGCGCTCACGCCAGGTGCTGGCCCGGGTGCTGCCGTTCCTGGAGGAGTGCCGGGCCGCGTGA
- the ppk2 gene encoding polyphosphate kinase 2, which produces MSAGKLSRKPYEKRLIRLQAELVKLQEWVRAEGRRLVVIFEGRDAAGKGGTIQRVAQYLNPRVTRIVALPAPTERQRTQWYFQRYVEHLPAAGEIVLFDRSWYNRAGVEQVMGFCTQEEYTRFLHQCPIFERLLVEDGILLRKYWFSVSDTEQERRFRDRLEDPMRRWKLSAMDLESITRWEEYSRAKDEMMVHTHIPEAPWYEVEGEDKRRARINMISHLLSTVPYGEVERPPLKIPPRPAPTGYRRPPRVETPVPDVTGDLG; this is translated from the coding sequence ATGAGCGCCGGCAAGCTGAGCCGCAAGCCGTACGAGAAACGACTGATCCGGTTGCAGGCCGAGCTGGTGAAGCTGCAGGAGTGGGTGCGGGCCGAGGGGCGCCGCCTGGTGGTGATCTTCGAGGGGCGCGACGCCGCCGGCAAGGGAGGCACGATCCAGCGGGTGGCCCAGTATCTCAACCCGCGGGTGACCAGGATCGTCGCGCTGCCCGCGCCCACCGAGCGCCAGCGTACGCAGTGGTACTTCCAGCGTTACGTCGAGCACCTGCCGGCCGCGGGGGAGATCGTGCTGTTCGACCGGAGCTGGTACAACCGGGCCGGGGTCGAGCAGGTGATGGGCTTCTGCACCCAAGAGGAGTACACCCGGTTCCTGCACCAGTGCCCGATCTTCGAGCGGTTGCTGGTGGAGGACGGGATCCTGCTGCGCAAGTACTGGTTCTCGGTCAGCGACACCGAGCAGGAGCGCCGCTTCCGCGACCGGCTGGAGGACCCGATGCGGCGCTGGAAGCTGTCGGCGATGGACCTGGAGTCGATCACCCGCTGGGAGGAATACTCGCGGGCCAAGGACGAGATGATGGTGCACACCCACATCCCCGAGGCGCCGTGGTACGAGGTGGAGGGCGAGGACAAGCGGCGAGCCAGGATCAACATGATCTCCCACCTGCTGTCCACGGTCCCGTACGGCGAGGTGGAGCGCCCGCCGCTGAAGATCCCGCCCCGGCCCGCCCCTACGGGGTACCGGCGGCCGCCGAGGGTGGAGACACCGGTGCCCGACGTGACGGGGGATCTCGGCTGA
- a CDS encoding L-threonylcarbamoyladenylate synthase has product MAKYFDVHPDNPQPRLISQVVELLNADGLIAYPTDSCYALGCRLGNKEGLDRIREVRGLGGDHHFTLICRDFAQFGQFVHVSNAVFRLVKAATPGGYTFILPATKEVPRRLLHPRKKTVGVRIPDHVVTQALLAELGEPLLSSTLLLPDETDPMTQGWEIKERLDHVVDAVLDAGECGATPTTVIDLSQDEPEILRRGTGDPSLFE; this is encoded by the coding sequence GTGGCCAAGTACTTCGACGTCCATCCGGACAACCCCCAGCCCCGCCTGATCAGCCAGGTCGTCGAGCTGTTGAACGCCGACGGGCTCATCGCGTACCCGACGGACTCCTGCTACGCCCTGGGATGCCGGCTGGGCAACAAGGAGGGCCTCGACCGGATCAGGGAGGTCCGCGGCCTCGGCGGTGACCACCACTTCACCCTGATCTGCAGGGACTTCGCGCAGTTCGGGCAGTTCGTTCATGTGAGCAACGCGGTGTTCCGGCTGGTCAAGGCGGCCACCCCGGGCGGCTACACGTTCATCCTGCCCGCGACCAAGGAAGTGCCGCGGCGGTTGCTGCATCCGAGGAAGAAGACGGTCGGCGTCCGGATCCCCGACCATGTCGTGACGCAGGCGCTGCTGGCCGAGCTCGGCGAGCCGTTGCTGTCGAGCACCCTGCTGCTGCCGGACGAGACCGATCCCATGACCCAGGGCTGGGAGATCAAGGAGCGGCTCGACCACGTGGTGGACGCCGTCCTCGACGCCGGCGAGTGCGGCGCCACCCCCACGACCGTCATCGACCTGTCGCAGGACGAGCCCGAGATCCTCCGAAGAGGGACGGGAGATCCGTCCCTCTTCGAGTAG
- a CDS encoding signal peptidase II, with translation MPENHGARGTGLRPYGWMLVLAAAVLLVDQASKLWAVSALSDGRNITVIPGLIELRLLLNPGAAFSIGEGVTWVFTLTAAAAVAGILYAGRRLHSPAWTAVLGGLLGGATSHLLDRLFRPPAFARGHVVDFIGYGDLFVGNVADIALTLSCAFLFLLTVRGVPLAPVAKES, from the coding sequence ATGCCCGAGAACCACGGCGCGCGCGGGACGGGCCTGAGGCCGTACGGGTGGATGCTGGTGCTGGCCGCGGCGGTCCTGCTCGTCGACCAGGCGTCCAAGCTGTGGGCGGTCTCCGCGCTCTCGGACGGCCGGAACATCACGGTCATCCCCGGCCTCATCGAGCTGCGCCTGCTGCTGAACCCCGGCGCCGCGTTCTCGATCGGCGAGGGCGTGACCTGGGTGTTCACGCTGACGGCGGCCGCGGCGGTCGCGGGCATCCTGTACGCCGGGCGCCGCCTGCACTCCCCGGCCTGGACGGCCGTGCTCGGCGGGCTGCTGGGCGGCGCCACCTCCCACCTGCTCGACCGCCTGTTCCGCCCGCCGGCCTTCGCCCGGGGCCACGTCGTCGACTTCATCGGCTACGGCGACCTGTTCGTCGGCAACGTCGCCGACATCGCCCTCACGCTGAGCTGCGCCTTCCTCTTCCTCCTCACGGTGCGCGGCGTTCCCCTGGCGCCCGTCGCCAAGGAGTCCTGA
- a CDS encoding CatB-related O-acetyltransferase, whose product MNPLVPADPAVLHPMPEQPRVVLLRPLVKSPLIEAGEYSYYDDPDDPTAFETRNVLYHYGPEKLVIGRFCALGTGVRFIMNGANHRMDGPSTFPFPTMGGSWAHHFDLLTGLPNRGDTVVGNDVWFGYGATVMPGVRIGHGAIIGAGSVVTSDVPDYGIVGGNPARLIRTRYGAEDVARLLAVAWWDWPVEHITAHVRTIMSGSVADLEAAAP is encoded by the coding sequence ATGAATCCGCTCGTTCCCGCCGATCCGGCCGTCCTGCACCCGATGCCGGAGCAGCCGCGGGTGGTGCTGCTCCGGCCGCTGGTGAAGTCCCCGTTGATCGAGGCCGGGGAGTACTCCTACTACGACGACCCCGACGATCCGACCGCGTTCGAGACGCGCAACGTGCTCTACCACTACGGGCCGGAGAAGCTGGTCATCGGCAGGTTCTGCGCGCTGGGCACGGGGGTGCGGTTCATCATGAACGGCGCCAACCACCGCATGGACGGCCCCTCGACCTTCCCCTTCCCCACCATGGGCGGCTCGTGGGCGCACCACTTCGACCTGCTGACGGGCCTGCCGAACCGCGGCGACACCGTGGTGGGCAACGACGTCTGGTTCGGGTACGGCGCGACGGTGATGCCGGGCGTGCGGATCGGGCACGGCGCGATCATCGGCGCCGGCTCCGTGGTCACCTCCGACGTGCCCGACTACGGCATCGTCGGCGGCAACCCGGCGCGGCTCATCCGCACCCGCTACGGCGCGGAGGACGTCGCCCGGCTGCTGGCCGTGGCATGGTGGGACTGGCCGGTGGAGCACATCACCGCGCACGTACGGACGATCATGTCGGGCAGCGTCGCCGACCTGGAGGCCGCCGCACCGTGA